A stretch of the Phormidium ambiguum IAM M-71 genome encodes the following:
- a CDS encoding caspase family protein → MAEIKRSLAVVIGINKYFNNIAPLETAVNDADKLANLLEQKYNYQVLLLLDKAATQSRLNDLLITFTEQKLLLANGKELQLQRNDRLLFYFAGHGTPLDEENDTDKPTGYLIPQDGQRDNSNTWISMARLHDSLSELPCRHLLLILDCCFAGTFRWAAGHREVVRRQHQKLYRENYERYLSNRVQQVITSAAHDETAADSTYTFGRREKDNSGHSPFAELLIRGLNGEADYTKDGVITAGELWVYLENELFKKKTKQTPELWEFKRHEKGHYIFPLPDFDINLLPIEPKIVQETNAQQNSELVETRDRNKDPGNSYIENNEQTSSEVTQDCALRADWEYEQLVKQDNAYAKVIRNIMLRMVALDGNELERRRVLDDELVYSEPENTLVKQVITRFCAARLLLRGQDSQGNGYIELADDSLVRQWSKLLTWKQQELGNLLLHRELTLRAYNWTNQKQSKRASRLLWANDPRLPLIKERFLKKEIWFNSLESEFIKRSIQRQRYQHFRNIAVAVLGGAIASLALIYLYRPELFPFNQQPLQKQTSLPTDPQTTEPNQPQQIDKTEEKNTFQAGNSTVNSLAFSPDGNTVIAGVSVGQLYFWSLQNQPSFPLLPTDNPLLRTNKSTINSVAFHPTSSQIIAVGTNDGTLRIWNLKQRTVQNLGTGQKNVNSVVFSPNGNLIATGGNDGRILLWNTRGEPFGKPIVTGKISINSVAFDSKGEKIVAGSNNGNVSIWDFQSKRIGVPFSAHPKGSINVVSFTPDGRYIVTGGKDGKVSIWNSQGKFVDGFTADKKAVNAIAFIDNGKKIITGGSEGQVSIWDWKGKPIENPFKDHKFVKSIAVSQDGKKLVSGGKDGKVKFHDLSKLKLTKP, encoded by the coding sequence ATGGCTGAGATTAAACGCTCTTTAGCAGTAGTCATTGGTATTAATAAATACTTTAATAACATTGCACCCCTAGAAACTGCTGTTAATGATGCTGATAAACTTGCTAATCTTCTAGAACAAAAATATAACTATCAAGTTCTTTTACTATTAGATAAAGCTGCAACTCAATCTCGGCTTAATGATTTATTGATAACTTTTACAGAGCAAAAATTGCTCTTAGCTAATGGAAAAGAATTACAGTTGCAAAGAAACGATCGCCTTTTGTTCTACTTTGCTGGACATGGTACTCCCTTAGATGAAGAAAATGATACAGATAAACCAACAGGTTACTTAATACCTCAAGATGGACAACGAGATAATAGTAACACTTGGATCTCAATGGCAAGACTGCACGATAGCCTCAGTGAATTACCTTGTCGTCATTTACTCTTGATTCTTGATTGTTGTTTTGCTGGTACTTTTCGCTGGGCAGCAGGTCATCGTGAAGTAGTACGACGACAACACCAAAAATTGTATCGAGAAAATTATGAACGTTACCTTTCTAATCGTGTTCAACAAGTAATTACTTCAGCGGCTCATGATGAAACAGCTGCTGATTCTACTTACACCTTTGGACGCAGAGAAAAAGATAATTCCGGCCATTCTCCATTTGCAGAACTTTTAATTAGAGGACTCAATGGTGAGGCAGACTATACCAAGGATGGTGTAATTACTGCTGGTGAACTTTGGGTTTATTTAGAAAACGAATTATTTAAGAAGAAGACTAAACAAACCCCTGAGTTGTGGGAATTCAAACGCCATGAAAAAGGACATTATATCTTTCCTCTGCCCGACTTTGATATTAATTTATTACCAATTGAACCTAAAATAGTTCAAGAAACTAACGCTCAACAAAACTCGGAATTAGTAGAAACAAGAGATAGAAATAAAGATCCAGGTAACTCTTATATTGAAAATAATGAGCAAACATCAAGTGAAGTTACTCAAGATTGTGCGTTAAGAGCAGACTGGGAATATGAACAGTTAGTTAAGCAGGATAATGCTTATGCTAAAGTAATTCGTAACATAATGCTGCGAATGGTAGCACTAGATGGAAATGAACTAGAACGCAGGAGGGTATTAGATGATGAACTCGTATATTCCGAACCAGAAAATACTTTAGTCAAGCAAGTAATTACTCGATTCTGTGCTGCACGCTTATTATTGAGAGGACAAGATTCTCAAGGTAATGGTTATATAGAACTTGCTGATGATAGTTTAGTTCGACAATGGTCAAAACTTCTGACTTGGAAACAACAAGAATTAGGTAATCTTCTGTTGCACAGAGAGCTAACATTGCGTGCCTACAATTGGACAAATCAAAAACAAAGTAAAAGGGCTTCCCGTTTACTTTGGGCTAACGATCCTCGCTTACCATTAATTAAGGAAAGATTTCTGAAGAAAGAAATTTGGTTTAATTCCTTAGAGTCAGAATTTATTAAACGTAGTATTCAGCGTCAACGCTACCAACATTTTCGTAACATTGCTGTTGCTGTTCTTGGTGGAGCGATCGCATCATTAGCACTAATATATCTATATCGACCAGAACTTTTCCCTTTTAACCAACAACCACTTCAGAAGCAAACTTCACTTCCTACTGACCCACAAACCACTGAACCTAATCAACCTCAACAAATAGATAAAACCGAGGAAAAAAATACTTTCCAAGCAGGTAACAGTACTGTCAATTCATTAGCTTTTAGTCCTGATGGTAATACAGTTATCGCTGGAGTTAGTGTAGGTCAATTATATTTTTGGAGCTTGCAGAATCAACCTAGTTTTCCATTGCTTCCTACCGATAATCCATTACTGCGTACAAATAAAAGTACTATTAATTCTGTAGCCTTTCATCCTACAAGCTCTCAAATTATTGCTGTAGGTACTAATGATGGTACGTTACGCATTTGGAATTTGAAACAACGTACTGTTCAAAATTTAGGTACTGGTCAAAAAAATGTAAATTCAGTAGTTTTTAGTCCCAATGGTAATCTAATTGCCACAGGAGGTAATGACGGAAGAATATTATTGTGGAATACAAGAGGTGAACCGTTTGGTAAACCAATAGTAACAGGTAAAATTAGTATAAATTCGGTAGCTTTTGATTCTAAAGGCGAAAAGATTGTTGCTGGTAGTAATAACGGTAATGTAAGTATTTGGGATTTCCAAAGTAAGCGAATTGGTGTACCATTCTCTGCACATCCTAAAGGCAGTATAAATGTGGTCAGCTTTACTCCTGATGGTAGGTATATTGTTACTGGAGGAAAAGATGGTAAAGTAAGTATTTGGAACTCGCAAGGTAAATTTGTTGATGGATTTACAGCAGACAAAAAAGCAGTTAATGCAATAGCTTTTATTGATAATGGTAAAAAAATTATTACTGGAGGTAGTGAGGGTCAAGTAAGTATTTGGGACTGGAAAGGTAAACCAATTGAAAACCCATTTAAAGATCATAAATTTGTTAAATCAATAGCGGTAAGTCAGGATGGTAAGAAACTGGTCAGCGGTGGAAAAGATGGTAAGGTAAAGTTTCACGACTTATCAAAATTAAAATTAACTAAACCCTGA
- a CDS encoding MFS transporter, translating into MQIFLLIWFGQLVSLMGSGLTSFALGVWIYQHTGSVINFSLIYFFSELPGIIIAPIAGAIADRKDRRTLMIFSNIGSGVTSLVIALLMFAGGLKIWHIYLAITISSTCNGFQQPAYLAATTLLVPKKHYARASGMIQVGKAAEQLFSPIVAGVLVATIQIQGVLLIDFITFIFALLTLLIFRFPQPPKASINTADKTSLLSDSGFGWTYIKKRPGLLIMVIFFAITNFSIGIAQVLLTPMILSFTDARTLGVVLSLGGSGWLFGSLAISIWGGPKRRIYGILGFELLLGMGILMAGLRSNIVLITMAIFSIFFSVPMIIGCNNAIWQSKVPSNVQGRVFAVRGMISWSTFPLAYLVAGLLADRIFQPLLEPNGLLAKSLGLLIGVGAGRGIGLLFMVVGTLIVLTTIAAYQYPRLWRVEDELPDAIY; encoded by the coding sequence ATGCAGATTTTTTTGTTAATTTGGTTCGGACAACTTGTATCTTTAATGGGTTCTGGTTTAACTAGTTTTGCATTAGGAGTATGGATTTATCAACATACAGGCTCGGTGATAAATTTTTCTTTGATATACTTTTTTAGTGAACTGCCTGGGATAATTATTGCACCGATCGCAGGTGCGATCGCAGACCGCAAAGATCGCCGCACATTAATGATTTTCAGCAACATTGGATCAGGTGTAACTAGTTTAGTAATTGCATTATTAATGTTTGCTGGTGGGCTCAAGATTTGGCATATTTACTTAGCTATAACAATTAGCTCAACTTGCAATGGCTTTCAACAACCTGCTTATCTTGCTGCTACCACATTACTTGTTCCTAAAAAACATTATGCTCGTGCTAGCGGCATGATTCAAGTAGGCAAGGCAGCTGAACAGCTATTTTCACCAATTGTTGCAGGTGTACTAGTGGCAACAATTCAAATTCAAGGTGTACTTTTAATCGATTTCATTACCTTTATATTTGCTTTGTTAACTTTATTGATTTTCCGATTTCCTCAGCCACCAAAGGCAAGTATTAACACTGCTGATAAAACTTCACTACTAAGTGATAGTGGCTTTGGTTGGACTTATATTAAAAAACGACCTGGACTATTAATCATGGTAATTTTCTTTGCGATTACTAACTTTAGTATTGGCATTGCCCAGGTATTGCTTACCCCAATGATTTTAAGTTTTACTGATGCGAGAACGCTGGGTGTTGTTTTATCTTTGGGTGGTAGTGGGTGGCTATTTGGCAGCTTGGCAATCAGTATTTGGGGAGGGCCAAAGCGACGGATTTATGGGATTTTAGGTTTTGAGTTACTGCTGGGAATGGGGATTTTAATGGCAGGTTTAAGAAGCAATATTGTACTAATTACTATGGCCATTTTTAGTATTTTCTTTAGCGTACCGATGATTATCGGCTGCAATAATGCTATTTGGCAAAGTAAAGTTCCGTCTAACGTGCAAGGGCGGGTTTTTGCAGTGCGAGGAATGATTTCTTGGTCAACTTTTCCTCTAGCTTACCTTGTGGCTGGGCTTTTAGCCGATCGCATTTTTCAACCATTACTAGAACCCAACGGTTTATTAGCTAAAAGTCTTGGCTTACTCATTGGTGTAGGTGCAGGGCGAGGAATTGGTTTACTATTTATGGTAGTTGGAACTTTAATTGTACTGACGACAATCGCAGCTTATCAATATCCACGTTTGTGGCGAGTTGAAGATGAATTACCAGATGCTATTTACTAG